A genomic stretch from Pieris napi chromosome 18, ilPieNapi1.2, whole genome shotgun sequence includes:
- the LOC125058733 gene encoding jerky protein homolog-like gives MPRTRLRNTERARSDISKYKHAYEEVKRGTSIRRAAEMHNINRMSLLRYIRKRDEMGANHDEDSISMGYVAHNKVFSKEQEEELSKYIIRCADIYFGLATKEVRKLAFELTTKYNIKRPATWVENNMAGEEWFRSFMNRNPSLSVRVAQATSLSRATSFNKTNVEAFYDNLQTVLDRHTYEPQDIYNVDETGVTTVQRPDKVVARRGIRQVGAVTSAERGTLVTVACAVNALGNAIPPFFTFLRDRYHDHFVRDGPVGSIGTANPSGWMQDESFLLFLEHFIKFSNASLTHKVLLVLDNHSSHIHINTLDFCKENGITLLSFPPHCSHKLQPLDRSVFGPLKKAINTACDGWMRSHPGKTMSIYHIPGIIKTAMPHGLRSRCRIGALIDYLYRIFILITVM, from the coding sequence atgcCCAGGACACGCTTGCGGAATACTGAAAGAGCGCGGTCTGACATAAGTAAATATAAGCATGCTTATGAAGAAGTGAAGCGCGGGACGTCTATACGCAGAGCTGCGGAAATGCATAACATTAACCGCATGTCGTTGTTGCGATACATCCGCAAACGTGATGAAATGGGTGCGAATCACGATGAAGATAGCATCAGTATGGGGTACGTTGCtcataataaagtattttcaaaGGAGCAAGAAGAAGAGCtatcaaaatatatcataCGATGTGCGGATATATATTTTGGCCTTGCTACAAAAGAGGTACGGAAGCTGGCATTTGAACTGACAACTAAATACAACATAAAACGACCTGCTACTTGGGTTGAAAATAATATGGCTGGTGAAGAATGGTTCCGTTCGTTTATGAATAGAAACCCGTCACTGTCTGTACGTGTAGCTCAGGCTACAAGCCTTTCAAGAGCTACAAGTTTCAACAAAACTAATGTGGAAGctttttatgataatttgcAAACTGTTTTAGACAGACACACATATGAGCCACAGGATATATACAATGTTGATGAGACAGGTGTCACTACCGTCCAAAGACCAGATAAAGTAGTGGCAAGACGTGGCATACGGCAAGTCGGAGCTGTTACATCAGCTGAACGTGGTACATTAGTAACAGTTGCTTGTGCAGTAAATGCCTTGGGAAATGCCATACCtcctttttttacttttctgAGAGATCGTTATCATGATCACTTTGTTAGAGACGGGCCAGTGGGATCGATTGGAACGGCAAATCCTTCAGGCTGGATGCAGGATGAgtcatttttgttatttttagagCATTTCATAAAATTCTCTAATGCTTCTCTAACACATAAAGTGTTACTAGTGTTGGACAATCATTCTTCTCACATTCATATTAATACATTGGATTTTTGCAAAGAAAATGGAATCACTCTGCTGTCATTTCCTCCTCATTGCTCGCACAAACTGCAACCATTAGACCGATCTGTCTTTGGGCCATTGAAAAAGGCTATAAATACTGCTTGTGACGGCTGGATGAGAAGTCACCCTGGCAAGACAATGTCTATTTACCACATACCAGGTATCATCAAGACTGCTATGCCtcatggtctaagatcccgctgcaggattggtgcgctcatcgactatttgtatagaatcttcatattaattaccgtgatgtag